Proteins found in one Halobaculum sp. MBLA0147 genomic segment:
- a CDS encoding TRAM domain-containing protein translates to MADCPLADECPRYTERIQGMGCSHYGDRGGAEWCSSYDMPISDLKSQPVKPGEEVTLEVDDIHESGAGVGKTGDGFIVLVDGVLPPAHVTVRIDQVKQNHARAKTVVDEHDPEDEDVDDEVTVEQADADPESDRSDDGRVDEERLGSRENFWGG, encoded by the coding sequence ATGGCGGACTGTCCACTGGCGGACGAGTGTCCGCGGTACACGGAGCGCATCCAGGGGATGGGGTGTTCTCACTACGGCGACCGCGGCGGAGCCGAGTGGTGTAGCAGCTACGACATGCCGATCTCGGACCTGAAGTCACAGCCGGTCAAGCCCGGCGAGGAGGTCACCCTCGAGGTCGACGACATCCACGAGAGCGGCGCGGGCGTCGGGAAGACCGGCGACGGGTTCATCGTCCTCGTCGACGGGGTGCTCCCGCCGGCCCACGTCACGGTCCGGATCGACCAGGTGAAACAGAACCACGCGCGGGCGAAGACCGTCGTCGACGAACACGATCCCGAGGACGAGGACGTCGACGACGAGGTGACGGTTGAGCAGGCCGACGCCGACCCCGAGTCCGACCGCAGTGACGACGGCCGGGTCGACGAGGAACGGCTGGGCTCGCGCGAGAACTTCTGGGGCGGCTGA